CTCCAGAGTTGGACATAGGACAGTCTTCATATCTGTGCAATTTTTACAACAGCAGTCAAAGTTTTTACTTATCCATTTGTTTAGTCTGCACCATTTCCATGGCGCTTGCTTTCTGCTGTTTGGAAATTGTGACTATCTTAAAGTCCTTAAAAGTGATATCCTACGCCAAGAACACAGTGGTCCTATTTTCATTTCCTCCGGGAGAAAGATGGCCTGTCCAAAGAGGCAAAAGTCTCATGGCTGCTCTTTTGTTTTCCTTTTTGGGCACTTGGGCCCCATTTGTTATTTTCCAAATAATCATATTCGTTATGTGCGCGCATATTCCAGGATACATGGATATGAATGTCCCTTGGTTGTATTTCATGAACAGTTTCCTAATAGGAGTGTCCTTTGGACTTAAATATCCTGACCTACAAGTGACAGAGAAGACTTTTTCCATAGATCCATTTATTAGCTGGAAATACTGTGTTTTGCCTTTTATGGATGCTGAAAATAACACCGCAACGTTTCTCGTGAAAGAGCTGACGTCTCCGGTTATGATTGTTTAATGATTTTGTTATATTTCAAACTACTCAGGTTGTAAAGAATAAAGTATTCTTTTTTTACAATAGTATATATGGTCTtccttgtgtgtgtatatgagatcATTCACAACCATTCCCCAGTGAATTTGTAAAAGCATAATTGGTATTTTGGATGATGGTTCTacctataaggccggattcacacgagcgtgtgcgttttgtgcgcgcaaaagttccgtgtggcatgagtatttggtgcgtgcctgcgtgatttccgcgcatatGGCAACGTGAtgagacactgtttttatgtttacaaacataaaagcaggaggtgctttttcttttttcatttattttactactgtagcgcgaatcgcacgcggaagtgcttccgtgcgcgattttcacacacccattgacttgaatgggtgcgtcatgcgcgaaaaacggccaagtataggacatgtcgtgagttttacgcagcgcacatacgctgcgtgaaaatcacggactgtctgaacggccccattcactaacataggtccgtgcgacgaacgtaatacacgttcgtgtgaataaggcctaaaactgaAAAGTACTCCGATTGACAGACATAGCAGTAATACAGAAGATTGAGGAGAACATTTTCTTAGTAGTAGATCATGTTTGATTTCTCTAGTCACAAGTAAATCCCTATTGCTCCCTTGTGCTTTGGGTTTATGTGCGACTAACAATGTGTAATTCTTTTTATATgggtttgttcacacagtgcaaatttgattcagattttgcatgcgtttttttttttttttttttttaaagccaaaacctgAATTGGATCCAGTAGAGCAGActctttagggccttccttttatatatttcttctgttcagGTTCTGTTCCTGTTTTTGGATTAAAAACAACATGCAAAGTCTGCATCAAATTTGCAGTGTGTGAACCAGGCCTTAGGCCCCTGCACATGGGACGGAAATAGTGCATATTTTACGTGCGGCTTTGCGcattgaaaatccgcagcagattACAGTTCCATCCATGTTGATGAGATTTAAATAAATATCAGCTGCATGCTGCAGAAGATTTCCCACACGGCACTCTACGAGGCAACGTGTTCTCTGCTAGAAGGAATGCTTCTAGTGTAGATTACCTCCATAATATAGCACGCAATTTGATCTgtcaccaattttatttttttaaaaccctaTGTACCTCCATATTAAATCAGAGCCATAGAGAAGTGCCAATATGAGCAACATATTATGGATCCCTAatacagctgtgtgcatgagccctaatgttTTTTCAAAATAGTCCCTTGCCAGTTCCCTTATTCAATTCGTatatgatattaaaaaaaaataagtaatttgcCTCTGCTTCCCTGTAATGGAGTAAGGTTAATCGTTCTTGGTTCTTCTATGGTGCCAGAACCCAGTTACTGGCGGCTCTTATCAATCTATGCCATAAGCAGTGTTTCTATGCCAGGGTATAATAACTATGTACAAGAgcgtctaaggccctgttcacacagagttctttgacacgtttttttgccgcggcaaaagacggccgaaattgcctcccattgttttcaatgggaggtggaggcgttttttttcccgcgggaaaaagcagcaacatgccctatcttgaggcgttttccgcctcaaaagccccattgaaatcaatgggagacggaaaaacaCAGAACGGCCGatgcgttttttgacgcgttttatgTATTATGTAAAAAAACGCTCACTGTTTTTCCTTTTGCCTGTTCAAGAAATAGGTAAAACAAAACTGCGTCAAACGCCTGaaaaccacttaaagaggctctgtcaccagattttgcagcccctatctgctaatgcagcagataggcgctgcaatgtagattacagtaacgtttttatttttaaaaaacgagcatttttggccaagttatgaccattttcgtatttatgcaaatgaggcttgcaaaagtacaactgggcgtgtagaaaagtaaaagtacaactgggcgtgtattatgtgcgtacatcggggtgtgtttactacttttactagctgggcgttgtgtatagaagtgtcatccacttctcttcacaatgcccagcttctggcagtgcagcactatgacgtcactcacaggtcctgcatcgtgtcggcaccagaggctacacttgattctgcagcagcatcagcatttgcaggtaagtagctacatcgacttacctgcaaacgccgatgctgctgcagaatcatctgtagcctctggtgccgacacgatgcaggacctgtgagtgacgtcacagtgctgcactgccagaagctgggcgttctgaagagaagtggatgatacttctatacacaacacccagctagtaaaagtagtaaaaacgccccgatgtacgcacataatacacgcccagttgtacttttacttttcaacacgcccagttgtacttttgcaagcctcatttgcataaatacgaaaatggtcataacttggccaaaaatgctcgtttttaaaaaataaaaacgttactgtaatctacattgcagcgcctatctgctgcaatagcagataggggctgcaaaatctggtgacagagcctctttaaataaaaccgGAGTGTATTTTTCcaagcagaattttctgccagcaataaACTCAGTGTGACATACTCTAAAGGACTCCCTAATGAATAATTACAATGGGAACTCTAAAATATCTCTGTAATAATGAGCTCCGTAAAAATATGcagcatgataaaaaaaaaaaagaaattcacaGTATTagcaattaggccgtgaaatgaatatcaccattttttttcactaaagtgttGACATTTTACATTTCTACGAAGGTTAAAAGAGAATTAGCCaccccacatttgtaaagcaatttctccagagtacggcaatatcccacatgtggtcataaacatttgtaacgTGAACttttctgagcacggcaataccccatatgtggtgataaactgttgtttggacacacggcagggcttagacttctgtttggatacacggcaggcatgccgattttgctggaatagtttttgggtgccatgtcgcaattATAAAACGCCTgctggaccaaatcagtggaaactccGCAAATTTAACCGcagttgggaaactatacccctaatTTTTAGTTTACCAAATgaagttacttttggggggttccactgttttggtcccgcaggggctttgcaaatgcgacatggcacccaaaaaccattccagcaaaacttgagctctgaaagccaaagggtatgttcgcacgcagtgaccaaaaatgtctgaaaatacagatgttttcaggcgaaaagagttcctgattttcagacatttttgtagcaactctcgtttttcgtggcgtattttacggccgttattgcagctgtttttcaatggagtcaatgaaaaacaactccaaaaacgtcccaagaagtgacatgcacttctttttcgcgggcgtatttttacgtgccgtattttgacagcgacgcgtaaaattaaggctagtgggaacagaacaccgtaaaacccattgaaagcaagacgtttgtaggcgtattaggggcgtttttttcaggcataattcgaggtgtaaaatgcccgaattacatctgaaaatgcttcgtgtgaacatacccaaatagtgcttattcccttctaagccctgccatgtgtgtccaaacaacagtttatcacctcatatggggtattgccttgctCAGAAGAGTTcacgttacaaatgttggggtgctttttttctcctttatcgtgaaaatggaaaaatttgagctaaacctacattttattcaaaaaatCGTCGATTTTTTTTCCTGGCCTAATtcaactaaattcagcaaaaaacctgtggtgtcaaaatgctcactatataccactcgataaattccttcaggggtgtagtttaccaaatctgGTCACGTTTGGGTGATTTCCACTGACTTGCtcctgcaggggctttgcaaatgtgacatggcaccctaaaaccattccagcaaaacttgaacttcaaaagccaaatggtgattcttccgtctaagccctgccgtgggtctaaacagcagtttattaccacatatagggtatttttgtaatctggagaaattgcttttcaaatgttggggtactttttctccttttatgccttgtaaatattgaagatttctacattttattggaaaaagttttttgattttcattttgacatcctaattccactaaattcagcaaaaaaaaaaaaactgtggggtaaaaatgctcactataccccttcataaattctttgaggggtgtagttttccaaatggtgtctttttttgggggggttccactgttttggcaccacaaaacctcttcaaacttgacatggtgcctaaaatatattctaataaaatggaggccccaaaattcactaggtgctccttttcttgtgaggccggtgcttcagtccagtagcacactggggccacatgtgggatatttctgaacactgcagaatctgggcaatcaaCATGgcattgcgtttctctggtaaaacattctgtgttacagaaaaaaatgacttaaaacagattttctgcaaaaaaaaattacatttgtaattcctgtgaaacaccaatagggttaagaaactttctaaatgctgttttgaatactttgaggggtgcagtttttaaaatgggtgtttttataggggttttctaatatataaggccctcaaagccacttaagaacttaactggcccctgtaaaaatagccttttgaaattttcttgaaaatgggagaaattgctgctaaagttctaagccttgtaacatcctagaaaaagaaaagaatattcaaaaaaacaatgcctacatgaagtagacatatgttaactagtaactatttattgtggtattacgatctgttttacaagtagatacatgtaaatttagaaaaatgcaaattttttaacatattctctaaattttggtatttttcacaaatacactcaatgtatcgaccaaattttaccactaacttaaagtacaacatgtcatgagaaaacagtctcagaatcacttgaaaaAATAAAGGCAtcccaaagttattatcacattaaATTACATGCAAGATGTGAGCAAAATATGGCCTAGTCCATTAGGTGAAAACAggatgtgtccttaaggggttaatgctca
This genomic stretch from Rhinoderma darwinii isolate aRhiDar2 chromosome 4, aRhiDar2.hap1, whole genome shotgun sequence harbors:
- the GPR160 gene encoding putative G-protein coupled receptor 160, producing the protein MYNGLFFISISVADNTSDQDTMNGHEVVLTDSQSLEPSCMLILIIAGKVIMNIFIFGARHRNVRDSFLGYCCISLVIVDFALLFAISAIHYFQDFTILGFRFTNYHICLFTQIISHTYGILHLPFFLASGLDYYLTIVKSIHIPCGCSGLLYTACVLLLWTGAFTIVLFSSVGSPELDIGQSSYLCNFYNSSQSFYLSICLVCTISMALAFCCLEIVTILKSLKVISYAKNTVVLFSFPPGERWPVQRGKSLMAALLFSFLGTWAPFVIFQIIIFVMCAHIPGYMDMNVPWLYFMNSFLIGVSFGLKYPDLQVTEKTFSIDPFISWKYCVLPFMDAENNTATFLVKELTSPVMIV